Proteins encoded in a region of the Leptotrichia sp. OH3620_COT-345 genome:
- a CDS encoding WlaTC/HtrL family glycosyltransferase, with product MEKGTSISIVTAFFNIGRGEIGDNYPDYLKRTTETYFEYFFNLAKLDNEMIIFTSKEYKEKVLEIRKGKPTKVVVLDFYKKFRKQIKLVKSIQESQKFKSGINKDMIKNIEYWSPEYTVVTNLKIFFVNYAIRKNLVNSKIVSWIDFGYVRNEETLGNIKKWEYPFETDKVHFFTLRKKFSLEKIEDVYDVIFNNKVFIIGGAAVSGKENWKNFYKLLRKEQNELLKSDIIDDDQGIYMMCLFKYKKFIKLHYLGKDRWFFLFRKYDVTSKIGIIERLRDIIK from the coding sequence ATGGAAAAGGGGACCTCGATAAGTATAGTGACAGCATTTTTCAATATAGGAAGAGGAGAAATAGGTGATAATTATCCTGATTATCTAAAAAGGACAACTGAAACCTACTTTGAATATTTTTTCAATTTGGCAAAACTTGACAATGAAATGATAATTTTTACTTCTAAAGAATATAAAGAAAAAGTTTTAGAAATAAGAAAAGGAAAACCGACAAAAGTAGTTGTTCTTGATTTTTATAAAAAATTTAGAAAACAGATAAAACTTGTAAAAAGTATTCAGGAAAGTCAAAAATTTAAAAGCGGAATAAATAAAGATATGATTAAAAACATAGAATACTGGTCTCCGGAATATACTGTTGTGACTAATTTAAAAATATTTTTTGTAAATTATGCTATACGGAAAAATTTAGTAAACAGTAAAATTGTATCTTGGATAGATTTTGGTTATGTAAGAAATGAAGAAACTCTCGGAAATATAAAAAAGTGGGAATATCCGTTTGAAACTGATAAAGTTCATTTTTTTACATTAAGGAAAAAATTTTCATTGGAAAAAATAGAAGATGTATATGATGTTATATTTAATAATAAAGTATTTATAATTGGAGGTGCCGCTGTAAGCGGAAAGGAAAATTGGAAAAATTTCTACAAACTTTTAAGAAAAGAACAGAATGAACTTTTAAAGTCTGATATAATTGATGACGATCAGGGAATATATATGATGTGTCTTTTTAAATACAAAAAGTTTATAAAACTTCATTATTTAGGGAAAGACAGATGGTTTTTCCTTTTCAGAAAATATGATGTAACATCGAAAATAGGAATAATTGAAAGATTGAGAGATATAATAAAATAA
- a CDS encoding glycosyltransferase: protein MKLSVGIITFNEENRIGKTLDSIKEIADEIIIVDSESSDRTVEIAKAKGAKVFVEKWKGYGSQKNSVLEKCKGEWILLIDADEVISPALKEKISEVIQKNSKTEADVYKIKLRNICFGKEIKYGGWDDYVIRLWKTGKVKIDSREVHEKYEIEKGSKVEKINEIIVHYTYDTIEQFLEKLNRYTTQSATQYTKEEKKAGILKIYFKMLFRFIRMYILQLGFLDGYEGYLLAKYSSIYTMTKYTKLREKYFKNLGRNISLIITTYNWPEALEVCINSVLKQTVIPKEIIIADDGSGKETKELIEKIKTSNPNIEIIHSWQEDDGFRLSMSRNKAINKATGEYIIIIDGDLFLERHFIQDHIENKEKESFIQGSRVIISQEKSKEILKGNLPQFPSVLFQNGFKNKANIIRNNLLSLIFSKKDKKLSGIRGCNMSFFKEDLVKVNGFEEKIQGWGREDSEIAVRLFNMGKNKKKLKFKALSYHIYHKENDRSNLKENDKFLEKVIKEGKKTAEKGLDSHERS, encoded by the coding sequence ATGAAACTGTCAGTAGGAATAATTACTTTTAATGAAGAAAACAGAATAGGTAAGACGCTCGATTCCATAAAAGAAATTGCAGATGAGATAATAATAGTGGATAGTGAAAGTAGTGACAGAACCGTTGAAATAGCTAAAGCTAAAGGAGCAAAAGTTTTTGTGGAAAAGTGGAAAGGCTATGGATCTCAAAAGAACTCAGTGTTGGAAAAATGTAAAGGAGAATGGATTCTACTAATAGATGCAGATGAAGTTATATCTCCTGCATTAAAAGAAAAAATCAGTGAAGTAATTCAAAAAAATAGTAAGACGGAAGCGGATGTATATAAGATAAAATTACGTAATATATGTTTTGGAAAAGAAATAAAGTACGGAGGCTGGGATGATTATGTAATAAGGCTCTGGAAAACGGGAAAAGTTAAAATAGACAGCAGGGAAGTTCATGAAAAATATGAAATTGAAAAAGGAAGTAAAGTAGAAAAAATCAATGAAATTATAGTACATTATACATATGATACCATTGAGCAGTTTCTTGAAAAATTAAACAGATACACGACACAGAGTGCTACACAATACACAAAAGAAGAAAAAAAAGCGGGAATTTTAAAAATATATTTTAAAATGTTATTCAGATTTATAAGAATGTATATATTACAGTTAGGTTTTTTAGATGGCTATGAAGGATATTTACTTGCAAAGTACAGCTCAATATATACAATGACAAAATATACAAAGTTAAGAGAGAAGTATTTTAAAAATCTGGGAAGAAATATATCCCTTATTATAACTACATATAATTGGCCTGAGGCTTTGGAAGTCTGTATAAACAGCGTTTTAAAACAAACGGTTATACCGAAGGAAATAATAATAGCTGATGACGGTTCCGGAAAAGAAACGAAAGAGTTAATCGAAAAAATAAAAACTAGTAATCCGAATATAGAAATTATACATTCATGGCAGGAAGATGACGGATTCAGATTATCAATGTCAAGAAATAAAGCTATAAATAAAGCAACGGGAGAATATATAATAATAATAGATGGAGATTTATTCCTTGAAAGACATTTTATCCAGGATCATATTGAAAATAAAGAAAAAGAAAGTTTTATTCAAGGTTCAAGGGTAATAATTTCTCAGGAAAAATCAAAAGAAATACTGAAAGGTAATTTACCACAATTTCCATCAGTGCTGTTTCAGAACGGCTTTAAAAATAAAGCGAATATAATACGAAATAATTTACTTTCATTAATATTTTCAAAAAAGGATAAGAAGCTTTCAGGAATAAGAGGGTGTAATATGTCATTTTTTAAAGAAGATTTGGTAAAAGTAAACGGTTTTGAAGAAAAAATTCAAGGTTGGGGAAGAGAAGACAGCGAAATAGCCGTAAGACTTTTTAATATGGGAAAAAATAAGAAAAAGCTGAAATTTAAAGCTCTCAGTTATCATATATACCATAAAGAGAATGACAGAAGTAATTTAAAAGAAAATGATAAATTCTTGGAAAAAGTAATTAAAGAGGGGAAAAAAACGGCAGAGAAAGGACTGGATAGTCATGAAAGAAGTTAG
- a CDS encoding glycosyltransferase, with product MKEVSLVITSCGRFDLLEKTLDSFFKYNTYPIKKVIITEDSTEGNKLRKLISKYRNRNFHLIVNEKREGQLKCIDKAYKEVDTEYVFHCEDDWEFLREGFVEKSMEVIEDNPKIAIVGLRPREDCTQIPLLDEPYFSPSGEKFFEIKDHVFTYNPGLRRKDVCDLFGNHEKLAGKLWEDELCKFYKDKGYRMVSFEERYVNHIGYKRHVHFSKRGRNSVFDFKIDRMIKKIRYMILKLFGRIK from the coding sequence ATGAAAGAAGTTAGTTTAGTTATAACAAGCTGTGGAAGATTTGATTTACTTGAAAAAACATTGGACAGTTTTTTTAAATATAATACTTATCCCATAAAAAAAGTAATAATAACGGAAGATAGTACTGAAGGCAATAAATTGAGAAAATTGATTTCCAAATATAGAAATCGGAACTTTCATCTAATAGTGAATGAAAAAAGAGAAGGTCAGCTTAAATGTATAGACAAAGCTTACAAGGAAGTAGATACCGAATATGTGTTTCATTGTGAAGATGACTGGGAATTTTTAAGAGAAGGATTTGTAGAAAAATCCATGGAAGTAATAGAAGACAATCCTAAAATTGCTATTGTAGGGCTTAGACCGAGGGAAGACTGTACGCAGATACCTCTTCTGGATGAACCTTATTTTTCGCCAAGTGGAGAGAAATTTTTTGAAATAAAAGATCATGTATTTACATATAATCCTGGTCTTAGAAGAAAAGATGTGTGTGATTTATTTGGAAACCATGAAAAATTGGCGGGGAAATTATGGGAAGATGAGCTTTGTAAATTTTATAAGGATAAAGGATATCGAATGGTTTCTTTTGAAGAACGCTATGTAAATCATATAGGCTACAAAAGACATGTACATTTCAGTAAAAGAGGAAGAAACAGTGTTTTCGATTTTAAAATAGACAGAATGATAAAAAAAATAAGATATATGATATTAAAATTATTTGGCAGGATAAAATAA
- a CDS encoding glycosyltransferase family 2 protein, whose amino-acid sequence MYDMTGSIVTYNTEREDLKKVIGSFLNTDLNIKLWISDNSPSEKIKNEIKELIQEIEEEYNIKNINDKIEYIFNNSNRGYGAGHNSVIEKFGNEMSKYHLILNPDIYFEIGTLEKLFKYMEEHPKIGQIMPKVKYPNGEIQYLCKLIPTPLNLIFRRFFPLKKIKEKMDYDYEMKWSGYDKIMEVPILSGCFMFFRTEKLVSLKGFDERFFMYLEDYDLSRRMNEISETVYYPYAEIVHNHAKESYKSPKMTKIHIKSAIKYFNKWGWVFDKKRRETNKKIKENFIKSEKTR is encoded by the coding sequence ATGTACGATATGACAGGTAGTATTGTAACTTACAATACTGAAAGGGAAGATCTGAAAAAAGTTATCGGTTCATTTTTAAATACTGATTTGAATATAAAGCTTTGGATTTCAGACAATTCTCCTTCTGAAAAAATAAAAAATGAGATAAAAGAACTTATTCAAGAAATAGAAGAAGAATATAATATAAAAAATATAAATGATAAAATAGAGTATATATTCAATAACAGTAATAGAGGGTACGGAGCGGGACATAACAGTGTAATTGAAAAATTCGGAAATGAAATGTCAAAATATCATTTAATATTAAATCCGGATATTTATTTTGAAATAGGAACATTGGAAAAACTTTTTAAATATATGGAAGAACACCCGAAAATCGGCCAGATTATGCCTAAAGTGAAGTATCCTAATGGAGAAATACAGTATTTGTGCAAACTTATACCGACTCCTTTAAATTTAATATTCAGAAGATTTTTTCCGTTAAAAAAGATAAAAGAAAAAATGGACTATGATTATGAAATGAAATGGAGCGGTTATGATAAAATAATGGAAGTACCTATTTTGTCAGGATGTTTTATGTTTTTCAGGACTGAAAAATTAGTTAGTTTGAAAGGATTTGACGAAAGGTTTTTTATGTATCTTGAAGATTATGATTTAAGCAGAAGAATGAATGAAATAAGTGAAACTGTATATTATCCTTATGCAGAAATAGTTCATAATCATGCAAAAGAATCATACAAGAGTCCGAAAATGACAAAAATTCATATAAAATCGGCGATAAAATATTTTAATAAATGGGGCTGGGTTTTTGACAAAAAAAGGCGAGAAACAAATAAAAAAATAAAAGAAAATTTTATAAAATCGGAAAAAACAAGATAA
- a CDS encoding glycosyltransferase family 9 protein: MKILIIHTAFIGDIVLSTPLIQKTKDIYPNSEIDYLTLPANKSIINNNPNLRNILTYDKKGEDKGIKGFLKILKIIKENKYDMAIIPHRFIRSIALARFAGIKKIIGFDVATGSFLLTEKKHYDMSKHEVERLLTLLDYEGEKVPLKIYPSEKDYLKIRNILDSKKYDKLITVAPGSQRPEKIWPLEKYGELIKKIAENKKNLVVTTGGKTEKKLPLKLENFENIVDLRGELSLLEFSALLSLSDIIVSNDSAPVHIGSAFEKPFIIGIFGPGKKSLGFFPWTEKSNVIEDNTFFENNILTEYKGTYSYSKDYFKGIPEITVERVYEEIMERLE; the protein is encoded by the coding sequence ATGAAAATATTAATAATTCATACGGCATTTATAGGAGATATAGTGTTATCTACTCCTTTGATTCAGAAAACAAAAGACATTTATCCGAATTCAGAAATAGATTACCTTACATTACCGGCAAATAAAAGTATTATAAATAATAATCCTAATTTAAGAAATATATTGACATACGATAAAAAAGGGGAAGATAAAGGAATAAAAGGATTTTTAAAAATATTGAAAATCATAAAAGAAAATAAATATGATATGGCGATAATTCCTCATAGATTTATAAGATCCATAGCACTGGCAAGATTTGCAGGAATAAAAAAGATTATAGGATTTGATGTAGCGACAGGTTCATTTTTACTGACAGAAAAAAAACATTATGATATGAGTAAACATGAAGTGGAAAGACTGCTTACATTGTTGGATTATGAGGGAGAGAAAGTTCCTTTAAAAATATATCCGTCAGAAAAGGATTATTTAAAAATAAGAAATATATTGGACAGTAAAAAATACGATAAATTAATAACAGTAGCTCCCGGAAGTCAACGTCCTGAAAAAATATGGCCATTAGAAAAATATGGTGAATTAATAAAAAAAATTGCTGAAAACAAAAAAAATCTTGTAGTAACAACAGGAGGAAAAACTGAAAAAAAATTACCTTTAAAACTTGAAAATTTTGAAAATATAGTTGACTTGAGGGGAGAGTTAAGTTTACTTGAATTTTCAGCTTTACTCTCCTTATCGGATATTATAGTAAGTAATGACAGTGCTCCGGTACATATAGGAAGCGCATTTGAAAAGCCTTTTATAATAGGGATTTTTGGACCCGGGAAAAAATCATTGGGCTTTTTTCCATGGACAGAAAAAAGCAATGTGATAGAAGATAATACATTTTTTGAAAATAATATATTAACTGAATATAAAGGAACTTACTCATATTCCAAAGATTATTTTAAAGGAATACCCGAAATAACTGTAGAAAGGGTTTATGAGGAAATAATGGAAAGATTGGAATAA
- a CDS encoding O-antigen ligase, with protein MKKLNNFGYILSVLFPMTLFLSYKGEQTLGYIISALFLITMFSEKNRNSLKALTDNKLSLGVSIFVIVPFVISLFSGGLFSRVDTVHYFYWLIFFPLVYFIDNEKKLWYFLISFLVGGIISLIITLIIFIKNYNEWANPSGFEYPRVYFAIQTQDFANIMCILFLFLLSFIFFYKNKDRRKNFIIKSFLICISLLNLFIIIVNRSKMVYICLIPTVVYILYKKNKRYILGFFFLCLGGYFLLPQSISQRLQYIIKYRQDPSSNLRILFWEAAIASSKKSPFFGMSTEKRIKFNINHFKSEGVIDYIAKNYGLDEVGITNTHSMYLHYLANYGMGILSLIYFLFWIVPSRLFKFNYYKIQDISLSHYTALEIGLKASYFAYLIQGITEFNLNKKPMIFVFVIILVVINFISKDFSDKK; from the coding sequence ATGAAAAAATTAAATAATTTCGGATATATTCTGTCAGTTTTATTTCCTATGACTTTATTTCTATCCTACAAAGGAGAGCAGACTCTCGGTTATATTATTTCGGCTCTTTTTTTAATAACAATGTTTTCTGAAAAAAACAGAAATTCTTTAAAAGCATTGACTGATAATAAATTATCTTTGGGAGTATCAATTTTTGTAATTGTTCCGTTTGTAATATCTCTTTTTAGCGGAGGGCTGTTTTCAAGAGTAGATACTGTACATTATTTTTATTGGTTAATATTTTTTCCTTTAGTTTATTTCATAGATAATGAAAAAAAATTATGGTATTTTTTAATTTCTTTTCTTGTCGGAGGAATAATATCTTTAATCATAACCCTTATTATTTTTATAAAAAACTATAATGAATGGGCAAATCCTTCCGGATTTGAATATCCGAGAGTTTATTTTGCTATCCAGACACAAGACTTTGCAAATATTATGTGTATTCTGTTTTTATTTTTACTTTCATTTATATTTTTTTATAAAAATAAGGATAGAAGAAAAAATTTTATAATAAAAAGTTTTTTAATATGCATTTCTTTACTGAATTTATTTATTATTATAGTCAACAGATCAAAGATGGTTTATATTTGCCTTATTCCCACTGTTGTTTATATTTTATACAAAAAAAATAAAAGGTATATTTTAGGATTTTTCTTTTTATGTCTCGGAGGATATTTTCTTTTGCCTCAATCTATAAGTCAAAGACTTCAATATATAATAAAATACAGACAAGATCCTTCCAGTAATTTACGTATCCTGTTCTGGGAAGCGGCAATTGCATCTTCCAAAAAAAGTCCTTTTTTCGGAATGAGTACAGAAAAAAGAATAAAATTTAACATAAATCATTTTAAATCAGAAGGTGTTATCGATTATATAGCTAAAAATTACGGTTTGGATGAAGTAGGAATTACAAATACCCATAGTATGTATTTGCATTATCTTGCTAATTATGGAATGGGAATATTGTCTCTTATTTATTTCTTATTTTGGATAGTTCCAAGTCGTCTTTTTAAATTTAATTATTATAAAATACAGGACATTTCCCTAAGTCATTACACTGCACTTGAAATAGGATTAAAAGCTTCTTATTTTGCTTATTTAATTCAGGGAATAACAGAATTTAATCTCAATAAAAAGCCTATGATTTTTGTTTTTGTAATTATTCTGGTTGTTATTAACTTTATATCTAAAGATTTTTCAGATAAAAAATAA
- a CDS encoding glycosyltransferase — translation MDKLPKKLYYVWVGNKPKPEIFHKCFKSWQEKLPEYEIIEINENNFDMEYHLKKNRFFKECYEKELWAYVADYMRAHYLYKRGGIYLDIDMEIVKNFSEIIEIEDMDFFAGFESDDGIGMGLFGVSAESRFLEELIDFYEDEIWKSPLFTMPQITKYILKNKFLCNLSKDEVRDQENGIYVYPKESFYPFLPGEIFKKEMLTEKTYAIHWWYHSWKGSRPFLFLKTKHLRGIKKYIKKIGIYFQIFRDNFRNKNKINLN, via the coding sequence ATGGATAAATTGCCAAAGAAACTTTACTATGTATGGGTAGGAAATAAACCTAAACCAGAAATTTTCCATAAATGCTTTAAGTCATGGCAGGAGAAACTACCCGAATATGAAATAATAGAGATTAATGAAAATAATTTTGATATGGAGTATCATTTGAAAAAAAACAGATTTTTCAAAGAATGTTATGAAAAGGAGTTATGGGCATATGTTGCAGATTATATGAGAGCACATTATTTATATAAAAGAGGGGGAATATATCTTGATATTGATATGGAAATTGTAAAGAATTTTTCAGAAATAATAGAAATTGAAGATATGGATTTTTTTGCAGGATTTGAAAGTGATGACGGAATAGGTATGGGTCTTTTCGGAGTTTCGGCAGAAAGTAGATTTTTAGAAGAATTAATAGACTTCTATGAAGACGAAATATGGAAAAGCCCTTTATTTACAATGCCTCAAATTACAAAATATATACTTAAAAATAAATTTTTGTGTAATTTATCAAAAGATGAAGTAAGGGATCAGGAGAATGGAATATATGTGTATCCGAAAGAAAGTTTTTATCCTTTTCTTCCCGGTGAAATATTTAAGAAAGAAATGCTCACTGAGAAAACTTATGCAATACATTGGTGGTATCATTCATGGAAAGGAAGCAGACCTTTTCTCTTTTTAAAAACAAAACATTTAAGAGGGATAAAAAAGTATATAAAAAAAATAGGAATATATTTTCAAATATTTAGAGATAATTTCAGAAATAAAAACAAAATAAATTTAAATTAA
- a CDS encoding glycosyltransferase has product MSTLELSIVIPVYNVEKYLEKCLSSLCGMEISNEIIIVNDGTQDSSLQIAQKFKENHKEENIKIISQINRGLSEARNTGLKAAVGKYISFIDSDDFVDTEAYSRFVSEVIKDDVDIGIGRYKKILEKRETGNENFQCVTEIRNYKRGKIRTGKEYLRIMYENDMHGPEVWDDLFKREFLIENNIFFKKGRMHEDEIFTVESLIKASKVKFYGIYYYNYLQREKSIMSTKSSKNYEDMEKNINEIYNLMLSEKDEKIKKVLEAEIHRLYKIIIKHTEHKYKKECLRFKENYTKFSSVYREDKIRKLIIRLKKSIKKKFKQ; this is encoded by the coding sequence ATGTCGACTTTAGAATTAAGTATTGTCATACCTGTATATAATGTTGAAAAATATCTGGAAAAATGTTTAAGTTCTTTATGTGGAATGGAAATTTCCAATGAAATAATAATAGTAAATGACGGGACACAGGACAGTTCCCTTCAAATAGCTCAAAAATTTAAAGAAAATCATAAAGAAGAAAATATAAAAATTATATCGCAGATAAACAGAGGATTAAGTGAGGCAAGGAATACCGGATTAAAAGCAGCCGTGGGGAAATATATTTCTTTTATAGACAGTGATGATTTTGTCGATACAGAAGCTTATAGTAGGTTTGTTAGTGAAGTTATAAAAGATGATGTGGATATAGGAATAGGAAGATATAAAAAAATTTTGGAAAAAAGAGAAACAGGAAATGAAAACTTTCAATGTGTCACAGAAATAAGAAACTATAAAAGAGGAAAAATAAGGACGGGAAAAGAATATCTCCGTATAATGTATGAAAATGACATGCATGGACCTGAAGTATGGGATGACTTATTTAAAAGGGAATTTCTTATAGAAAATAATATATTTTTTAAAAAAGGAAGAATGCATGAAGATGAGATATTTACAGTTGAAAGTCTTATAAAAGCTTCAAAGGTGAAGTTTTACGGAATTTATTACTACAATTACTTACAAAGGGAGAAAAGCATAATGTCCACAAAATCTTCAAAAAACTATGAAGATATGGAGAAAAATATAAATGAAATTTATAATTTAATGTTAAGTGAAAAAGATGAAAAAATAAAAAAGGTATTAGAAGCAGAAATTCACAGATTATACAAAATTATAATAAAACATACTGAACATAAATATAAAAAAGAATGTTTGAGATTTAAAGAAAATTATACTAAGTTTAGCTCTGTTTACAGAGAAGATAAAATAAGAAAACTAATTATCAGATTAAAAAAAAGTATAAAGAAAAAATTTAAACAGTAA
- a CDS encoding capsular polysaccharide synthesis protein → MNRKNTEFSDSLLFKINHKLNSKPWKYIYKELIPKVLYEKIQKEVDFFQQEQVAGAWTNIIKEYFENNLESNLIIQKKNLKNEKIIWQLWGQGWEYEKLPDIVKLCYKSVERYKGNYTVIRLDDENLREYIDFPEVIWKKLKENKMNYTHFSDILRLGLLTLYGGIWLDATILLTDFISVEYEKNGYFMFQRSDNVENKKDWEKFNNSYFSWNKKEKVKVLSSVIFSEKNNTVIRTLFDLMIVFWKEEERIPHYFFFQILYNELTERYLKKYKCKIVSDTLPHELFRNWFETFSDEKLVKITDKINIHKLTYKSVSEKNCKTGTFYDYFRKKFEL, encoded by the coding sequence ATGAATAGAAAAAATACGGAATTTTCCGATTCGCTACTGTTTAAAATCAATCATAAATTGAACAGTAAGCCTTGGAAATATATTTATAAGGAGCTTATACCTAAAGTTTTATATGAGAAAATACAGAAAGAAGTGGATTTTTTCCAGCAGGAACAAGTTGCAGGCGCATGGACAAATATAATAAAGGAATATTTTGAAAACAACCTTGAATCTAACTTGATTATACAGAAAAAGAATTTGAAAAATGAAAAAATAATATGGCAATTATGGGGACAGGGTTGGGAATATGAAAAACTTCCTGATATAGTAAAATTATGTTATAAATCTGTTGAAAGGTATAAGGGAAATTATACAGTTATCCGACTGGATGATGAAAATTTAAGAGAATATATAGATTTTCCTGAAGTTATATGGAAAAAGCTGAAAGAAAATAAAATGAATTATACCCATTTTTCAGATATTTTAAGGCTCGGACTGTTGACTCTTTATGGAGGAATCTGGCTGGATGCGACTATATTACTGACAGATTTCATTTCCGTCGAATATGAAAAAAACGGATATTTTATGTTTCAGCGTTCAGATAATGTGGAAAATAAAAAAGACTGGGAAAAATTTAACAACAGTTATTTTTCATGGAATAAAAAGGAAAAAGTCAAAGTTTTGAGCAGTGTTATTTTTTCAGAGAAAAATAATACTGTAATACGGACATTATTTGATTTAATGATTGTTTTTTGGAAAGAAGAAGAAAGGATACCTCACTATTTCTTTTTTCAAATATTGTATAATGAATTGACAGAAAGATATTTGAAGAAATATAAATGTAAAATAGTATCCGATACTTTGCCTCATGAACTTTTCAGAAACTGGTTTGAAACATTTTCTGATGAAAAGCTTGTAAAAATTACTGATAAAATAAATATCCATAAACTGACATATAAATCCGTTTCGGAAAAAAATTGTAAAACGGGAACTTTTTATGATTATTTCAGAAAAAAATTTGAATTATAA
- a CDS encoding glycosyltransferase, translating to MKLSIIIPVYNTEKYIEQCIKSVLALKGIEKEIIVINDGSTDKSLCILEKYEKEYKEIRVILQENQGASAARNEGIKASGGDYIYFLDSDDWIESESFEKVVKDIEKEYENNQEIDIVVGKERAYSEFTKTGSLDERIPRELKGKVISGKEYMIRSINDKFWNVRLPIYLYRRKLITDNGILFPEGRRSNEDEVFSIDIFRYGKKLKIVDEIFGYYRAREGSIMSVLNIRHAEDIFRNAKELLEKYKNEEDYEMKKIIFYMIKRYYKSSMKKSIQCGRKDIFEKIYKEFKKDCKKYLFRIKEKSYENIELYIIYYTKDMIFSIKENLKKYRKGRK from the coding sequence ATGAAATTAAGTATTATTATACCTGTGTACAATACTGAAAAATATATAGAACAGTGCATTAAAAGTGTATTAGCATTAAAAGGAATAGAAAAGGAAATAATAGTGATAAATGACGGTTCAACCGATAAATCTTTATGTATATTGGAAAAATACGAAAAGGAATATAAAGAAATAAGAGTAATATTACAGGAGAATCAAGGAGCAAGTGCTGCCAGAAATGAAGGAATAAAGGCATCTGGAGGAGACTATATATATTTTTTAGATAGTGATGACTGGATAGAAAGCGAATCTTTTGAAAAAGTAGTTAAAGATATTGAAAAAGAATATGAAAATAATCAGGAAATAGATATTGTAGTAGGAAAAGAGAGAGCTTACAGTGAATTTACAAAAACAGGAAGTCTTGATGAAAGAATACCCCGGGAATTAAAAGGAAAAGTAATATCGGGAAAAGAATATATGATAAGGTCTATAAATGATAAGTTCTGGAATGTAAGGTTGCCTATATATTTGTATAGGAGAAAACTTATAACGGATAACGGTATACTCTTCCCTGAAGGAAGAAGATCAAATGAAGATGAAGTATTCTCCATAGATATATTCCGATATGGGAAAAAGTTGAAAATAGTTGATGAAATATTCGGCTATTACAGGGCGAGGGAAGGAAGTATAATGTCCGTTTTAAATATAAGACATGCTGAAGATATTTTCAGAAATGCCAAAGAACTTCTTGAAAAATATAAGAATGAAGAAGACTATGAAATGAAAAAAATAATATTTTATATGATAAAAAGATATTATAAAAGTTCTATGAAAAAATCCATTCAATGTGGAAGAAAAGACATTTTTGAAAAAATTTACAAGGAATTCAAAAAAGATTGCAAGAAATATTTATTTAGGATAAAAGAAAAAAGTTATGAAAATATAGAACTTTATATAATTTACTATACGAAAGATATGATTTTTTCAATAAAGGAAAATTTAAAAAAATATAGAAAAGGAAGAAAATGA